From the genome of Calditrichota bacterium:
GGACGGAAGGGTCCGCGAGGCGTGGCGGGAATGTGATATCGCCGCCGTGGCCCGCAATTTCTGCGCGGAGGGGATGAACATCTTCTACCCGCGCATCGACTGGCGCGGCGACGGGCCGGGCTTTGCAGAGATGGAATTCCCCGCGCTCTCCTACGGCATCGCTCTGCTCTACAAGACGTTCGGGTTTCACGAACAACTTGGGAGGATCATTCCTTTCCTGTTCTCCATCGGAACGCTGTGGATCTTCTTGCTCCTTGCTAAGAAACTCCTCCCACCACGTGCCTCGCTTCTGGCTCTGGCCTTTTTTGTGATGAGTCCGCTCGCTATCCGCGTTTCCAACTCTCTGCAGCCGGAGTCGATCATGCTCTTCTTCCTCATCGCCGCGGTCTACGCGTTCATCCGTTGGCTGGAGGAGCGGAGCTGGAAGTGGTACTGGCTTGCCGCAGGAATCACGGCGTGCGCCCTTCTGGCCAAGCTGAACAGCGCGCATATCGGGCTGCTGTTTGGGGCTCTTTTGTTCATGCACCAGGGGGTTCGCAGTCTCCGGAGCTGGCGAGTTTGGGTGTTGGCCTTGCTTGCCGTGCTTCCTGCAGCTCTCTGGTACTTGCATGCGCACCACCTGTGGCTGACATACCACAACTCCTTGGGGCTCTCCAACGAGTACCATTGGATTGGTTGGGACTTTTTCACCAACCCCCGGTTCGTCGCAGGAATCCTCAGAATCGAATTGCTCTTTGTCTGGATGCCTCTCGGCTGGCTGGTCGGGGCCTACGCGATCCTGCGCGGGCGCTGGCGAGGGACAAGTGTAGCCCTCTTGTGGATGCTCTCCGTGCTCGCCTACTATGTGGCCGCCTGCAGGACGACCAGCGAGGATTGGGCCATCTACTACCACATCGCCAGCGTGCCGCCCGTGGCCTTGCTTTTTGGCCTCGGCGCCGACTCGGCATTCCCCAAGGCCTGGCCCAGGGGCACAGGAGGACTCATCTTGGCTGGTGCCGTGGCTCTGCTGGCCGTGGTTGCGCGGCTCGTTCTTGGCTCTGCACCCTCGATTCCCACTGCCATCGCCGCCGCGATGATTGGCGGCGTAGCGGCAACGGTACTCGCTGCCAGCACAGCCAAGGGCGCCGCGAGAGGCCTTAGGCCGCTTCG
Proteins encoded in this window:
- a CDS encoding glycosyltransferase family 39 protein, which produces MNRPGHRASAQGVVLLLFAVAIWLRSIDLWRPVDGRVREAWRECDIAAVARNFCAEGMNIFYPRIDWRGDGPGFAEMEFPALSYGIALLYKTFGFHEQLGRIIPFLFSIGTLWIFLLLAKKLLPPRASLLALAFFVMSPLAIRVSNSLQPESIMLFFLIAAVYAFIRWLEERSWKWYWLAAGITACALLAKLNSAHIGLLFGALLFMHQGVRSLRSWRVWVLALLAVLPAALWYLHAHHLWLTYHNSLGLSNEYHWIGWDFFTNPRFVAGILRIELLFVWMPLGWLVGAYAILRGRWRGTSVALLWMLSVLAYYVAACRTTSEDWAIYYHIASVPPVALLFGLGADSAFPKAWPRGTGGLILAGAVALLAVVARLVLGSAPSIPTAIAAAMIGGVAATVLAASTAKGAARGLRPLRRLGQLAVFFCVASSLIFCGFRIAKDLHPSHMQTVYECAREVKPYIPPGELIVASGGHKADEDGYPLAINAPYLFYWLGHKGFNIAIEEQSVAALESLASRGAHLFVAERDALAEKAGFEAEMRAHFPLVVENRALEVFALVVDASQVDLTIPSQNSTALIEETPR